A part of Tardiphaga sp. vice304 genomic DNA contains:
- a CDS encoding ArsR/SmtB family transcription factor, which translates to MTASPSLDINDFAANALEVANTLRALGNERRLMILCKLVESGEMTVGALVEAVGLSQSALSQHLAKMRDENIVTFRRDSQTLWYRIADPRIEQLMAELHRLFCRTQPV; encoded by the coding sequence ATGACGGCCAGCCCTTCGCTCGACATTAACGACTTCGCCGCCAACGCCCTTGAGGTGGCCAACACCTTGCGCGCGCTCGGCAACGAGCGGCGGCTGATGATCCTGTGCAAGCTGGTGGAATCCGGCGAGATGACGGTCGGCGCGCTGGTCGAGGCCGTCGGCCTCAGCCAGTCGGCGCTGTCGCAGCACCTCGCGAAAATGCGCGACGAGAACATCGTGACTTTCCGCCGCGACAGCCAGACCCTCTGGTACCGGATCGCCGACCCTCGCATCGAGCAATTGATGGCCGAACTGCATCGCCTGTTCTGCCGCACCCAACCCGTTTAA
- a CDS encoding PTS sugar transporter subunit IIA, with product MIGLVLVTHGRLADEFKAALEHVMGPQKQIEAVTIGAEDDSDLCRSDIIDAVARVDSGAGVAILTDMFGGTPSNLAISCMSRPKVEVLAGINLPMLVKLAKVRADMPLPEAIAAAQEAGRKYVTIASRVLAGK from the coding sequence ATGATTGGTCTAGTACTTGTGACCCACGGGCGCCTTGCCGACGAGTTCAAGGCGGCGCTTGAGCACGTGATGGGTCCACAGAAGCAAATCGAAGCCGTCACCATCGGCGCAGAGGATGATTCCGATTTATGTCGCAGCGACATTATCGATGCGGTCGCCCGCGTCGATAGCGGCGCCGGGGTCGCTATCCTGACGGATATGTTCGGCGGCACCCCGTCGAACCTGGCGATCTCCTGCATGAGCCGGCCGAAGGTCGAAGTGCTGGCCGGTATCAACCTGCCGATGCTGGTCAAACTCGCCAAGGTGCGCGCCGACATGCCCCTGCCGGAGGCGATTGCCGCGGCACAGGAGGCCGGCCGTAAATACGTCACCATCGCCAGCCGGGTTCTGGCCGGCAAATGA
- a CDS encoding HPr family phosphocarrier protein, translating into MTDGTDQASSNGGETAPDAASSAGGVSREIPIINKRGLHARASAKFVQMVERFNAEVTVTRNGEEVGGTSIMGLMMLSAGPGTTILVSAKGAEAQAALDAITELVGNKFGEE; encoded by the coding sequence ATGACCGACGGGACCGACCAGGCAAGTTCGAACGGCGGCGAGACCGCGCCCGATGCAGCGTCGTCAGCCGGCGGCGTGTCCCGCGAAATCCCCATTATCAACAAGCGTGGCCTGCATGCGCGGGCCTCCGCCAAATTCGTGCAGATGGTCGAGCGCTTCAATGCCGAGGTCACCGTGACCCGCAATGGCGAAGAGGTCGGCGGCACCTCGATCATGGGCCTGATGATGCTGTCCGCCGGGCCCGGAACCACCATCCTGGTGTCCGCCAAGGGCGCCGAAGCGCAAGCCGCCCTCGACGCCATCACGGAACTGGTCGGCAACAAGTTCGGCGAAGAATAG
- a CDS encoding AmpG family muropeptide MFS transporter yields MTSAPSASESPVLKPRASWRESMAVYLQPRVLIVLLLGFSSGLPLALSGSTLLVWMRESGVDLGTIGLFALVGTPYTLKFLWAPLVDALQVPLFTRRFGRRRGWLVFSQLLLIAAILLLALTDPAKSPLFVALGALLVAAMSATQDIVVDAFRVESLPESEQAAGMASYVAAYRIGMLVSTAGVLFLVSGFESAGLARSTAWMWGYVAMAAMVLLGTITALAATEPEASAVAEAATRGESAFARVLKAAVGAFSEFLGRKDASAALAFVVLFKLTDAFSGTMTAPFVIDIGFTRNDYAAIVKGVGLAATLIGGFAGGFVARRYSLAASLWIGAVLQALSNLAFAWLALVGVNQWALALAITVENFTGAIGTVIFVAYLSALCKNPLHTATQYALLTALAAVGRTYLSAGAGYVAQATGWPVFFVISMAVALPSLVLLLWLQRRGHFEALGPVRI; encoded by the coding sequence ATGACATCTGCGCCTTCCGCGTCCGAATCGCCCGTGTTGAAACCCCGTGCCAGCTGGCGCGAGAGCATGGCGGTGTATTTGCAGCCGCGCGTGCTGATCGTGCTGCTGCTCGGCTTTTCCTCCGGGCTGCCGTTGGCGCTGTCGGGCTCGACGCTGCTGGTGTGGATGCGCGAGTCCGGCGTCGACCTCGGCACCATCGGACTGTTCGCGCTGGTAGGCACGCCCTACACGCTGAAATTCCTTTGGGCGCCGCTGGTCGATGCGCTGCAGGTGCCGCTGTTCACCCGCCGCTTCGGACGCAGGCGGGGCTGGCTGGTGTTCTCGCAATTGCTGCTGATCGCCGCGATCCTGCTGCTGGCGCTGACGGACCCTGCGAAGTCGCCGCTGTTCGTGGCGCTCGGCGCGCTGCTGGTGGCGGCGATGTCGGCGACGCAGGACATCGTGGTCGATGCGTTTCGCGTCGAAAGCCTGCCGGAGAGCGAACAGGCCGCCGGCATGGCGTCCTATGTGGCGGCGTACCGGATCGGCATGCTGGTCTCCACCGCCGGCGTGCTGTTCCTGGTCAGCGGATTCGAGAGCGCCGGGCTGGCGCGCTCCACCGCCTGGATGTGGGGCTATGTGGCGATGGCGGCGATGGTGCTGCTCGGCACCATCACCGCGCTGGCCGCCACCGAGCCGGAGGCGTCGGCCGTTGCCGAAGCGGCAACGCGCGGCGAGAGCGCGTTTGCGCGCGTGCTGAAGGCGGCGGTTGGCGCGTTCTCGGAGTTTCTGGGACGCAAGGATGCCTCGGCGGCTTTGGCTTTCGTCGTGCTGTTCAAGCTGACCGATGCATTTTCCGGCACCATGACGGCGCCGTTCGTGATCGATATCGGCTTCACCCGCAACGACTATGCCGCGATCGTCAAGGGCGTCGGCCTCGCTGCGACCCTGATCGGCGGCTTTGCCGGCGGCTTTGTCGCGCGGCGCTATTCGCTGGCGGCGAGCCTGTGGATCGGCGCGGTGCTGCAGGCGCTGTCGAACCTCGCTTTTGCGTGGCTGGCTCTGGTCGGCGTCAACCAGTGGGCATTGGCGCTGGCGATCACGGTAGAGAATTTTACGGGTGCGATCGGCACGGTGATCTTCGTCGCCTATCTCTCGGCGCTCTGCAAAAACCCGCTGCACACCGCCACGCAATACGCGCTTCTCACAGCACTGGCCGCGGTCGGGCGCACCTACCTCTCGGCCGGCGCCGGCTATGTCGCGCAGGCGACGGGCTGGCCGGTGTTCTTCGTCATCAGCATGGCGGTGGCGCTGCCCAGTCTCGTGCTGCTGCTGTGGCTGCAGCGGCGTGGACATTTCGAGGCGCTGGGACCGGTGCGGATTTAG
- a CDS encoding sulfite exporter TauE/SafE family protein, which yields MLMTAADIATLLSGGLVGFVLAVVGGGGSILAVPLLVYGVGVASPHVAIGTSAVAVAVSAFANMLSHWRAGNVRWPCAIVFSLAGIVGAFAGSAVAKQVDGQKLLVLFGLLMIAIGALMLHRRGGGGDAAIRLTKATARKLLPMLVGIGFAVGILSGFFGIGGGFLIVPGLMLATGMPMNAAIGTSLVAVVAFGASTAASYSFSGLTDWRLAAIFIAGGLLGGFAGIAAGRLIGAHDRVLRSVFAGVVIVTGGYVCIRGALQFM from the coding sequence ATGCTGATGACTGCCGCTGACATCGCGACGCTGTTGTCCGGCGGGCTGGTCGGTTTCGTGCTGGCCGTGGTCGGCGGCGGCGGCTCGATCCTCGCCGTGCCGCTGCTGGTCTACGGGGTCGGCGTCGCCTCGCCGCATGTCGCGATCGGCACCAGCGCGGTTGCGGTGGCGGTCAGCGCCTTCGCCAACATGCTGTCGCACTGGCGCGCCGGCAATGTCCGCTGGCCCTGCGCCATCGTGTTCTCGCTGGCCGGCATCGTCGGCGCCTTCGCCGGCTCTGCCGTCGCCAAGCAGGTGGACGGCCAGAAGCTGCTGGTGCTGTTCGGCCTGTTGATGATCGCGATCGGCGCCTTGATGCTGCACCGGCGCGGCGGCGGCGGCGATGCTGCCATCCGCCTCACCAAGGCCACCGCGCGAAAACTGCTGCCGATGCTGGTCGGCATCGGCTTTGCCGTCGGCATTCTGTCGGGCTTCTTCGGGATCGGCGGCGGCTTCCTGATCGTGCCGGGCCTGATGCTGGCGACCGGCATGCCGATGAATGCGGCGATCGGCACCTCGCTGGTGGCCGTCGTCGCTTTCGGCGCCTCGACCGCCGCGAGCTATTCGTTCTCCGGCCTGACCGACTGGAGACTGGCGGCGATCTTCATCGCCGGCGGCCTGCTCGGCGGCTTCGCCGGCATTGCGGCCGGCCGACTGATCGGCGCGCATGACCGCGTGTTGCGCTCCGTCTTCGCCGGCGTGGTGATCGTCACCGGCGGCTACGTCTGCATCCGCGGCGCGCTGCAATTCATGTGA
- a CDS encoding MBL fold metallo-hydrolase, translated as MTSSKSPSPVIRAFFDEPTNTISYLVSDPVTRRAAVIDPVLDYDHRDGSVDVRSVEAMLKAAADDGLTIEWALETHAHADHLSGAPYIKAKTGAKIGIGEHIKDVQKIFRPVFNAQDLRTDGSDFDHLFVDGETFRIGDLTVEALYTPGHTPADLSYKIGDAVFVGDTLFMPDYGTARADFPGGDANQLYRSIHRLLALPPETRLFMCHDYKAPGRDDYAWETTVQAQRDGNVHVKAGVTEDQFVAMRTARDATLSAPTLLLPSIQVNMRAGHFPKAQQNGVHYLMLPVHAKPGAEAGIA; from the coding sequence ATGACGTCATCCAAATCCCCGAGCCCGGTCATCAGGGCGTTTTTTGACGAGCCGACCAACACCATCAGCTATCTGGTCAGCGATCCCGTGACGCGGCGTGCGGCCGTGATCGATCCGGTGCTCGACTACGACCACCGCGACGGCAGCGTCGATGTGCGCTCCGTCGAGGCGATGCTCAAGGCGGCGGCCGACGACGGCCTGACCATCGAATGGGCGCTGGAGACCCACGCCCATGCCGACCATCTGTCCGGCGCGCCCTACATCAAGGCGAAGACCGGCGCGAAGATCGGAATCGGCGAGCACATCAAGGACGTGCAGAAGATCTTCCGCCCGGTGTTCAACGCCCAGGATTTGCGCACCGATGGCAGCGACTTCGACCATCTGTTCGTCGATGGCGAAACGTTCCGGATCGGTGATCTGACGGTGGAGGCGCTGTACACGCCCGGCCATACGCCGGCCGACCTGTCCTACAAGATCGGCGATGCGGTGTTCGTCGGTGATACGCTGTTCATGCCGGATTACGGCACGGCGCGCGCGGATTTCCCGGGCGGCGATGCGAACCAGCTCTATCGCTCGATCCATCGGCTGCTGGCGCTGCCACCGGAAACCCGATTGTTCATGTGCCACGACTACAAGGCGCCGGGACGCGACGATTATGCCTGGGAAACTACCGTGCAGGCGCAGCGCGACGGCAATGTCCACGTCAAGGCGGGCGTGACCGAAGACCAGTTCGTCGCGATGCGGACAGCGCGCGATGCCACGCTGTCGGCACCGACCCTGTTGCTGCCGTCGATCCAGGTCAACATGCGTGCCGGGCATTTCCCGAAGGCACAGCAGAACGGCGTGCATTATCTGATGCTGCCGGTCCACGCCAAACCGGGCGCCGAAGCGGGGATCGCCTGA
- a CDS encoding rhodanese family protein — translation MTLPHISPEKARQMVASGAVLVDIREADEHARSRIAQARHEPLSKLGAIDPGADAPAVIFHCKSGGRTAANVERLASSTDCEAFILEGGIEAWKSAGLPVVEDKKQPIEMMRQVQIVAGSMVVTGAVLGALLHPGFYALSGFVGAGLVFAGVSGTCMMAKVLALAPWNRRATPAHG, via the coding sequence ATGACCCTTCCCCACATTTCCCCCGAAAAGGCCCGGCAGATGGTTGCCAGCGGCGCCGTGCTCGTGGATATCCGCGAGGCCGACGAACACGCGCGCAGCCGCATCGCGCAGGCTCGCCATGAGCCGCTGTCGAAGCTCGGCGCCATCGATCCGGGCGCCGACGCGCCGGCCGTGATCTTCCACTGCAAGTCCGGCGGCCGGACCGCGGCCAATGTCGAGCGCCTGGCGTCATCGACAGACTGCGAGGCCTTCATCCTCGAAGGCGGCATCGAGGCCTGGAAGAGCGCCGGCCTGCCGGTCGTCGAGGACAAGAAACAGCCGATCGAAATGATGCGGCAGGTGCAGATCGTCGCCGGTTCAATGGTCGTGACCGGCGCCGTGCTCGGCGCATTGCTGCATCCCGGCTTCTACGCGCTGTCGGGTTTCGTCGGCGCCGGGCTGGTCTTCGCCGGCGTCTCCGGCACCTGCATGATGGCGAAGGTGCTGGCGCTGGCACCGTGGAATCGCCGCGCCACGCCGGCGCACGGCTGA
- a CDS encoding phosphoenolpyruvate carboxykinase has protein sequence MKETGVRNAAYGADKFGLTNLKAVNWNFGAPQLYEHALRVGEAELSADGALCADTGVFTGRSPKDKYTVKDASTENMWWAGNQAITPEQFEALYVDFKKHAEGMELFAQDLYGGADPTFQIKTRVFTELAWHSLFIRTLLIRPEAAALADFVPELTIIDLPSFRADPKRHGVRSENVVAIDFARKIVLIGGSYYAGEMKKSVFTTLNYYLPAKGVMPMHCSANVGPGGDSAIFFGLSGTGKTTLSADPKRTLLGDDEHGWGSDGIFNFEGGCYAKTIKLSEEAEPAIYAASKRFGAVLENVILDKHTRVPDFDDGSKTENTRSAYPLEFIPNASRTGRAPQPKNVVMLAADAFGVLPPIAKLTPAQAMYHFLSGYTAKVAGTERGLGNDPEPEFSTCFGSPFLPLDPSVYGNMLRDLIAKHNVDCWLVNTGWTGGKYGTGSRMPIKVTRALLTAALDGSLRNVEFRTDKYFGFAVPTALPGVPSEILDPVNTWADKAEFDATARKLVGMFQKNFAKFEAQVDADVLAAAPDLKLAAE, from the coding sequence GTGAAAGAAACGGGCGTACGCAACGCGGCCTATGGTGCCGACAAATTCGGACTGACCAACCTCAAGGCCGTGAACTGGAATTTCGGCGCCCCTCAACTCTATGAGCACGCGCTGCGGGTCGGTGAGGCCGAACTCTCCGCCGATGGCGCGCTCTGCGCCGACACCGGCGTCTTCACCGGCCGCAGTCCGAAGGACAAGTACACCGTCAAGGATGCTTCCACCGAGAACATGTGGTGGGCCGGCAACCAGGCGATCACGCCCGAGCAGTTCGAGGCGCTCTACGTCGACTTCAAGAAGCACGCCGAAGGCATGGAGCTGTTCGCGCAGGACCTCTATGGCGGCGCCGACCCGACCTTCCAGATCAAGACCCGCGTCTTCACCGAGCTGGCCTGGCATTCGCTGTTCATCCGCACGCTGCTGATCCGCCCCGAAGCCGCCGCGCTGGCGGACTTCGTGCCGGAACTCACCATCATCGACCTGCCGAGCTTCCGCGCCGATCCGAAACGCCACGGCGTCCGCTCGGAGAACGTCGTGGCCATCGATTTCGCCCGCAAGATCGTCCTGATCGGCGGGTCTTATTATGCCGGCGAGATGAAGAAGAGCGTGTTCACCACGCTGAACTATTATCTGCCCGCGAAGGGCGTGATGCCGATGCACTGCTCGGCCAATGTCGGCCCGGGCGGCGACAGCGCGATCTTCTTCGGCCTGTCCGGCACCGGCAAGACCACGCTGTCCGCCGACCCCAAGCGCACGCTGCTCGGCGATGACGAGCACGGCTGGGGTTCTGACGGCATCTTCAACTTCGAGGGTGGCTGCTACGCCAAGACCATCAAGCTGTCGGAAGAGGCCGAGCCCGCGATCTATGCGGCCTCCAAGCGGTTCGGCGCCGTGCTGGAGAACGTCATTCTCGACAAGCACACCCGCGTGCCGGATTTCGACGATGGCTCGAAGACCGAGAACACCCGCTCGGCCTATCCGCTCGAGTTCATCCCCAACGCCTCTCGCACCGGCCGCGCGCCGCAGCCGAAGAACGTGGTGATGCTCGCCGCTGACGCATTCGGCGTGCTGCCGCCGATCGCCAAGCTGACCCCGGCGCAGGCGATGTATCACTTCCTGTCTGGCTACACCGCCAAGGTGGCGGGCACCGAGCGCGGTCTCGGCAACGATCCCGAGCCGGAATTCTCGACCTGCTTCGGCTCGCCGTTCCTGCCGCTCGATCCCTCCGTCTACGGCAACATGCTGCGCGACCTGATCGCGAAGCACAATGTCGATTGCTGGCTGGTCAACACCGGCTGGACCGGCGGCAAATACGGCACGGGCTCGCGGATGCCGATCAAGGTGACGCGCGCGCTCTTGACGGCGGCGCTCGACGGCTCCTTGCGCAACGTCGAATTCCGCACCGACAAGTACTTCGGTTTCGCGGTACCGACCGCGCTGCCCGGCGTACCCTCCGAGATCCTCGACCCGGTCAACACTTGGGCCGACAAGGCCGAGTTCGACGCCACCGCGCGAAAACTGGTCGGCATGTTCCAGAAGAACTTCGCCAAGTTCGAAGCGCAGGTCGATGCGGATGTGCTGGCCGCAGCACCGGATCTGAAGCTCGCGGCGGAGTAG
- a CDS encoding HugZ family pyridoxamine 5'-phosphate oxidase: MQPTPGFDPAALARSLLRRSRQGALATLRPPKGDPYCSLVNVASAADGAPILLISRLAVHTTNLLADPRVSLMLDERAPGDPLQGARIMLAGTAQQAEGDAALALRQRYLAVHPSAEMFVDFKDFSFFRIVPSGAHLVAGFGRIHDLSPDEFLTDLTGAAAMLEAEQGAVAHMNADHRDALGLYATRLLGAAPGDWSCTGCDPDGLDLQGGAMVQRLNFPRRIDTPAALRAVLRELAEQARAIPD; this comes from the coding sequence ATGCAGCCGACCCCCGGTTTCGACCCCGCGGCACTGGCCCGGTCGCTGTTGCGACGCAGCCGGCAGGGCGCGCTGGCGACGCTACGGCCACCGAAAGGTGATCCGTATTGTTCGCTGGTGAACGTCGCCAGCGCCGCCGACGGCGCGCCGATCCTGCTGATCTCGCGTCTTGCAGTGCACACGACAAACCTGTTGGCGGACCCCAGGGTGTCCCTGATGCTCGACGAGCGCGCGCCCGGCGATCCCCTGCAGGGCGCACGCATCATGCTGGCCGGCACGGCGCAGCAGGCCGAAGGCGACGCGGCGCTGGCGCTGCGGCAGCGGTATCTCGCGGTGCACCCGTCGGCGGAGATGTTCGTCGACTTCAAGGACTTTTCGTTCTTCAGGATTGTGCCCAGCGGCGCGCATCTGGTCGCCGGCTTCGGCCGGATCCACGATCTTTCGCCCGACGAGTTTCTGACCGACCTGACCGGCGCCGCGGCGATGCTGGAGGCGGAGCAGGGCGCCGTGGCGCATATGAACGCTGACCACCGCGATGCGCTTGGCCTCTATGCCACCCGATTGCTGGGAGCGGCGCCGGGCGACTGGTCGTGCACCGGCTGCGATCCCGACGGACTCGATCTGCAAGGCGGTGCCATGGTGCAGCGGCTGAACTTCCCGCGACGGATCGACACGCCTGCCGCCTTGCGCGCGGTGCTGCGCGAACTGGCGGAACAGGCGCGGGCGATCCCGGATTGA
- a CDS encoding HPr kinase/phosphorylase produces the protein MSASSPTVHASAVLIGDRAVLVRGPSGAGKSRLVLELIWAGQAGPLDAALLVGDDRVHLEAREGRLWVRPATQLAGLIEVRGLGLRRLDHAASAIVGWVVDLDAPDAARLPEPSALRTVIDGVELPRIPVGAGYSALLLVMAALTTTEGATSQQVQDDCSKGIGNHISPTIATD, from the coding sequence ATGAGCGCGTCGAGCCCCACGGTCCATGCCTCGGCCGTGCTGATCGGCGACCGCGCCGTGCTGGTCCGCGGTCCCTCCGGCGCCGGCAAGTCGCGGCTGGTGCTGGAGCTGATCTGGGCCGGACAGGCCGGGCCGCTCGACGCCGCGTTACTGGTCGGCGATGACCGGGTCCACCTCGAGGCGCGAGAGGGCCGGCTGTGGGTGCGCCCGGCAACCCAACTGGCCGGGCTGATCGAGGTGCGCGGCCTCGGCCTCCGCCGGCTCGATCACGCGGCGAGCGCCATTGTCGGATGGGTGGTCGATCTCGATGCCCCGGACGCCGCACGGTTGCCGGAACCTTCCGCGCTGCGGACCGTCATCGACGGCGTCGAACTGCCGAGAATTCCCGTCGGGGCCGGCTATTCGGCGCTGCTGCTGGTCATGGCCGCCCTGACCACGACCGAGGGTGCGACATCCCAGCAGGTCCAGGACGATTGCTCAAAGGGAATTGGTAACCATATTAGTCCCACTATCGCCACCGACTAG
- a CDS encoding sensor histidine kinase, which yields MLDRTQPDGNPDVDGPAPSQPDSDIGTPVRAWQRPLNWLRSLRQYFVALTFSSLTRRIVSLNLLGLVALVTSILYLSQFRAGLIDARAQSLLVQAEIIAGAIAASATVETNTITIDPDRLLDLKPGETYGAPDEFSGLDFPINPERVAPVLRQLISPTKTRARIYDRDGVLILDSRSQFARGDVMRFELPPPNSEKPGFAERAMIGVRTWLNRGDLPLYRELGPENGNGYQEVTQSLDGVKSSMVRINERGEVIVSVAVPVQRFRAVRGALMLSTQGDDIDQMVTAERLAILKVFAVAAVVMIVLSLLLASTIAGPVRRLADSAERVRRRIRHRVEIPDFTDRRDEIGHLSGALRDMTDALYNRIEAIETFAADVSHELKNPLTSLRSAVETLPLAKNENSRGRLLAVIEHDVRRLDRLISDISDASRLDAELQRNDVAPVDVRRLLTTLTGVANETKLGHDVGVELRFEGAASDTFSVPGHDSRLFQVITNLVTNAQSFSTPGSKVRIVCRRLKADIEILVDDDGPGIEPDALERIFERFYTDRPHQGFGQNSGLGLSISKQIVEAHRGKIWAENRIGPVDADGQIEVHGARFVVRLPAT from the coding sequence TTGCTGGATCGAACGCAGCCCGATGGCAACCCGGATGTCGATGGCCCCGCGCCGTCGCAGCCGGACTCCGACATCGGAACCCCCGTGCGGGCCTGGCAGCGGCCGTTGAACTGGCTGCGCAGCCTGCGGCAGTACTTCGTCGCGCTGACCTTCTCCAGCCTGACCCGCCGCATCGTGTCGCTGAATCTGCTCGGCCTGGTCGCCCTCGTGACCAGTATTCTCTATCTGTCGCAGTTCCGCGCCGGCCTGATCGATGCCCGCGCGCAGAGCCTGCTGGTCCAGGCCGAGATCATCGCCGGCGCGATCGCGGCCTCGGCGACGGTCGAGACCAACACCATCACCATCGATCCCGACCGGCTGCTCGACCTCAAGCCCGGCGAGACCTATGGCGCGCCGGATGAGTTTTCCGGGCTGGACTTCCCGATCAACCCGGAACGCGTCGCCCCCGTGTTGCGCCAGTTGATTTCGCCGACCAAGACCCGGGCGCGCATCTATGACCGCGACGGCGTCCTGATCCTCGACAGCCGCAGCCAGTTCGCGCGCGGCGACGTGATGCGTTTCGAACTGCCGCCCCCCAATAGCGAAAAACCCGGCTTCGCCGAGCGCGCCATGATCGGGGTGCGGACCTGGCTGAACCGCGGCGACCTGCCTTTGTACCGCGAACTCGGCCCGGAGAACGGCAACGGCTATCAGGAAGTGACGCAGTCGCTCGACGGCGTGAAAAGCAGCATGGTTCGGATCAACGAACGCGGCGAGGTGATCGTCTCGGTGGCCGTCCCGGTGCAGCGGTTTCGCGCGGTGCGGGGCGCGCTGATGCTGTCGACCCAGGGCGACGATATCGACCAGATGGTCACCGCCGAGCGCCTCGCGATCCTGAAAGTGTTCGCGGTGGCCGCCGTGGTGATGATCGTGCTGTCGCTGCTGCTGGCGTCCACCATTGCCGGCCCGGTTCGCCGCCTCGCCGACTCGGCCGAGCGCGTCCGCCGCCGCATCCGCCACCGCGTCGAAATCCCCGACTTCACCGACCGCCGCGATGAGATCGGCCACCTCTCCGGCGCGCTGCGCGACATGACCGACGCGCTGTACAACCGCATCGAGGCGATCGAGACCTTCGCCGCCGACGTCTCGCACGAGTTGAAGAACCCGCTGACCTCGCTGCGCTCCGCGGTGGAGACGCTGCCGCTGGCCAAAAACGAGAACAGCCGCGGCCGGCTGCTGGCGGTGATCGAACACGACGTCAGGCGGCTCGACCGGCTGATCTCCGATATTTCGGATGCCAGCCGGCTCGACGCTGAACTGCAGCGCAACGACGTCGCCCCGGTGGATGTGCGGCGGCTTCTGACGACGCTGACCGGCGTCGCCAACGAGACCAAGCTCGGCCACGACGTCGGCGTCGAATTGCGCTTCGAGGGTGCGGCCTCCGATACGTTTTCGGTGCCCGGCCATGATTCGCGGCTGTTTCAGGTCATTACCAACCTCGTCACCAATGCGCAGTCGTTCTCGACGCCTGGCAGCAAGGTCCGGATCGTGTGCCGGCGGCTCAAGGCCGACATCGAGATCCTGGTCGATGATGACGGCCCGGGCATCGAGCCCGATGCGCTGGAGCGGATCTTCGAACGCTTTTACACCGACCGGCCGCACCAGGGTTTCGGCCAGAATTCCGGGCTCGGTCTGTCGATCTCCAAACAGATCGTCGAGGCACACCGCGGAAAAATCTGGGCGGAGAACCGGATTGGCCCGGTCGATGCCGACGGCCAGATCGAGGTCCACGGCGCCCGCTTCGTCGTCCGGTTGCCGGCGACATGA
- a CDS encoding response regulator transcription factor, translating into MPTIALVDDDRNILTSVSIALEAEGYRIMTYTDGASALDGFRTSPPDLAILDIKMPRMDGMETLRRLRQKSDLPVIFLTSKDEEIDELFGLKMGADDFIRKPFSQRLLVERVKAVLRRAAPKDPAAPPKETDAKALDRGLLRMDPERHTCTWKNEPVTLTVTEFLILQALATRPGVVKSRNALMDAAYDDQVYVDDRTIDSHIKRLRKKFKVVDDDFEMIETLYGVGYRFKET; encoded by the coding sequence ATGCCCACAATCGCTCTGGTCGACGACGACCGCAACATTCTCACATCCGTGTCGATCGCGCTGGAGGCCGAGGGCTACCGCATCATGACCTATACGGATGGCGCGTCGGCCCTCGACGGCTTCCGCACCAGCCCGCCCGATCTGGCGATCCTCGACATTAAGATGCCGCGCATGGACGGTATGGAGACACTGCGCCGGCTGCGCCAGAAGTCGGATCTGCCGGTGATCTTCCTGACCTCGAAGGACGAGGAGATCGACGAATTGTTCGGCCTCAAGATGGGTGCCGACGATTTCATCCGCAAACCGTTCTCGCAGCGCCTGCTGGTCGAGCGCGTCAAGGCGGTGCTGCGCCGCGCCGCCCCGAAGGATCCAGCCGCCCCGCCGAAGGAAACCGACGCTAAGGCGCTCGACCGCGGGTTGCTGCGGATGGACCCGGAACGCCATACCTGCACCTGGAAGAACGAGCCGGTCACCCTGACCGTCACCGAATTCCTGATCCTGCAGGCGCTGGCGACCCGTCCCGGCGTGGTCAAGAGCCGCAACGCCCTGATGGACGCCGCCTATGACGACCAGGTCTATGTCGATGACCGCACCATCGACAGCCACATCAAGCGGCTTCGCAAGAAGTTCAAGGTGGTCGACGACGACTTCGAGATGATCGAGACCCTGTACGGTGTCGGCTACCGCTTCAAGGAAACCTGA